Proteins encoded within one genomic window of Novipirellula galeiformis:
- a CDS encoding YciI family protein, with amino-acid sequence MKYMLLIYGTESGWTEDERTECMIESMSICEELEKQGKWIASAPLHSVMTATSVRVRDGNRMITDGPFAETTEQLGGYYIIDVDNLDEAIAIAARLPPAKKGTVEIRPLFPLPDLNNERQNH; translated from the coding sequence ATGAAATACATGCTACTGATCTACGGCACGGAAAGCGGCTGGACGGAAGACGAACGTACCGAGTGCATGATCGAGTCGATGAGCATTTGCGAGGAACTTGAAAAGCAAGGCAAGTGGATCGCTTCGGCGCCGCTTCATTCGGTAATGACCGCCACCAGTGTTCGCGTTCGCGATGGCAACCGGATGATCACGGACGGTCCTTTTGCAGAGACAACCGAACAACTTGGCGGCTACTACATCATCGACGTCGACAACCTCGACGAAGCGATCGCGATCGCTGCGCGGTTGCCGCCCGCGAAGAAAGGCACGGTTGAAATCAGACCTCTGTTTCCGTTGCCGGACCTAAATAACGAGCGCCAAAACCATTAG
- the pheT gene encoding phenylalanine--tRNA ligase subunit beta, with product MLVSWNWLSRYLDLPMSHEELALRLSLSGLNHEETTTVDGDVVIDLEVTSNRGDCLGHLGVAREIGVLYDLNVKTPEIELSESGPKIESLLSVENQYTEACPRYTARVIQGIKVGPSPEWMANALKAVGIGVVNNVVDATNYVMMECGQPLHAFDYSKIAEQKVVVRQAAKKETIEAIDHRNYELDEAMCVIADAKSAQAVAGVMGGAVSEVDDATSDVVIEAAVFTPLLVRRAARKLKLQSPSSYRFERRVDPVGVDWASRRVCQLILETAGGQLAQGVIDTAPEITPNAPVTLRLSQVERVLGIKIDREEIERILVKLGCQHDSGSDTYVPPSWRHDLGREADLIEEVARIHGYENIPEDAPIPVAPSSKRDFDVAMERVRLVMTSAGYSEAMTPSIVTNKLDESLSPWTELAALKTETAMLKGARTLRRSLIPSLLEGRANNWASASIHADLFEIAHIYLPQKSNEALPSEQYSLAMVSGCDYLEMKGAIETLCQRMGIADAVQVKAIERSGFAKGAVVEVSCGTRMVGYLGIVDPKVLKSWKLPAPVVAAEFSLPTLLQAASLVPQQQSVSMFPSVERDLNFVVAESVRWSELERVVRAAVGDELAGVRYCETYRDEAKDGKDRKRVLMSVSLQLHDGTLSGEQADQLIGQVIGACKKELAAELLS from the coding sequence ATGCTCGTTTCTTGGAATTGGCTCTCCCGCTACCTCGATCTGCCGATGAGCCACGAAGAATTGGCTCTCCGCCTGAGTTTGTCAGGGCTGAACCACGAAGAAACCACCACCGTCGACGGTGACGTCGTGATCGATCTGGAAGTGACCAGCAACCGTGGCGATTGTCTGGGACATCTCGGCGTCGCCCGAGAAATTGGTGTGCTGTACGACTTGAACGTCAAAACGCCTGAAATTGAGCTCAGCGAATCGGGGCCGAAAATCGAATCGCTGTTGAGCGTCGAAAACCAATACACCGAAGCTTGCCCTCGCTACACCGCCCGAGTCATCCAAGGGATCAAGGTCGGACCAAGTCCCGAGTGGATGGCCAACGCCCTCAAGGCGGTCGGCATCGGTGTGGTCAACAACGTCGTCGACGCCACGAACTACGTGATGATGGAGTGCGGCCAGCCGCTGCATGCCTTCGATTACAGCAAAATCGCGGAGCAGAAAGTCGTGGTCCGCCAAGCGGCGAAAAAGGAAACGATCGAAGCGATCGATCATCGCAACTACGAACTCGACGAAGCGATGTGCGTGATCGCGGACGCCAAGTCAGCTCAAGCGGTCGCCGGCGTGATGGGCGGTGCGGTTTCGGAAGTCGATGACGCGACGAGCGACGTCGTGATCGAAGCTGCGGTTTTCACACCGCTACTGGTCCGCCGTGCGGCTCGTAAATTGAAATTGCAAAGCCCATCGTCCTACCGCTTCGAACGCCGCGTCGATCCCGTCGGCGTCGATTGGGCGAGCCGCCGAGTTTGTCAATTGATCCTAGAAACCGCAGGGGGCCAATTGGCTCAGGGCGTTATCGACACTGCGCCGGAGATCACGCCGAACGCGCCCGTCACGTTGCGACTGAGCCAAGTCGAACGCGTGCTAGGGATCAAGATCGATCGTGAAGAGATCGAGCGGATTCTGGTGAAATTGGGCTGCCAGCACGATAGTGGTAGCGACACGTATGTGCCGCCGTCGTGGCGACATGACTTGGGACGCGAGGCCGATTTGATCGAAGAAGTGGCGCGGATCCATGGTTACGAGAACATCCCCGAAGATGCTCCGATCCCCGTCGCACCGAGCAGCAAACGAGACTTTGATGTCGCGATGGAACGCGTTCGCTTGGTGATGACCAGCGCGGGGTACTCCGAAGCGATGACGCCGAGCATCGTGACCAACAAGCTTGACGAATCGCTCAGCCCGTGGACGGAATTGGCAGCGTTGAAAACCGAAACGGCGATGCTAAAGGGAGCTCGCACACTCCGCCGCTCGTTGATCCCCAGCCTGCTCGAAGGGCGTGCGAACAACTGGGCTTCGGCCAGCATTCACGCGGACTTGTTCGAGATCGCGCACATCTACTTGCCACAAAAAAGCAACGAAGCGTTGCCGAGCGAGCAATACTCGTTGGCTATGGTTTCGGGTTGCGACTACTTGGAAATGAAAGGAGCGATCGAAACGCTGTGCCAACGCATGGGCATCGCCGATGCCGTGCAAGTCAAAGCGATCGAGCGAAGCGGATTTGCCAAGGGCGCCGTGGTCGAGGTCAGCTGTGGCACGCGGATGGTGGGCTACCTCGGGATCGTCGATCCAAAGGTGCTGAAGTCGTGGAAGTTACCGGCACCGGTCGTTGCCGCCGAATTTTCGCTACCGACTCTGCTGCAGGCTGCCTCGCTCGTTCCTCAACAACAGAGCGTCAGCATGTTCCCGTCGGTCGAACGCGATTTGAACTTTGTGGTTGCCGAATCGGTCCGCTGGAGCGAGTTGGAACGAGTCGTCCGGGCGGCGGTGGGCGATGAGCTGGCGGGCGTTCGCTACTGTGAAACGTATCGCGACGAGGCCAAAGACGGCAAGGATCGCAAACGCGTCTTGATGTCGGTGTCATTGCAATTGCACGACGGCACGCTCAGTGGTGAACAAGCGGACCAATTGATTGGCCAAGTCATCGGGGCGTGCAAAAAAGAACTGGCCGCCGAACTGCTGTCGTAG
- a CDS encoding serine hydroxymethyltransferase encodes MNWLQQQDPEIWETIQAEATRQQDGLEMIASENYTSLAIMQAAGSVLTNKYAEGYPGRRYYGGCEHVDVTESLAIERAKKLFGAEEANVQPHAGSQANTAVYLSCLEPGDSVLGLDLAQGGHLTHGMKLNISGRLYNFHSYGVDAKNHRLDFDQIAKLAREHKPKLIVAGASAYPREIPHDRFAEIANDVGAKLMVDMAHYAGLVASGQHNSPVPYADYVTTTTHKTLRGPRSGLILCKKEHLKLVNRNVFPGTQGGPLMHMVAAKAVCFAEAMTPAFQEYGKSLVVNAKALAETLMAAGLPLVSGGTDNHLMLVDVTAVGLGGKKAEAVLEACGITVNMNMIPFDQRKPMDPSGIRIGTPALTTRGMGTDEMKRIGGWIHQALSNSDDASMHQSIRNEIRELCKSFPVPAGDHATA; translated from the coding sequence ATGAATTGGCTGCAGCAGCAAGACCCTGAAATCTGGGAAACCATCCAAGCCGAAGCCACCCGCCAACAGGACGGGTTGGAGATGATCGCGAGCGAAAACTACACCAGCCTGGCAATTATGCAGGCTGCGGGCAGCGTTTTGACGAACAAATACGCGGAAGGCTACCCCGGACGCCGCTATTACGGTGGTTGCGAGCATGTCGATGTGACCGAATCGCTGGCGATCGAACGAGCCAAAAAGCTGTTCGGCGCCGAGGAAGCGAACGTTCAACCGCACGCTGGATCGCAAGCCAATACCGCGGTCTACCTTTCCTGCTTAGAGCCCGGCGACTCGGTTCTCGGATTGGACCTAGCTCAGGGCGGCCACCTGACTCACGGCATGAAGCTGAATATCAGCGGCCGGCTCTACAATTTCCACAGCTACGGGGTGGATGCAAAAAACCACCGCCTCGACTTTGATCAAATCGCCAAACTGGCTCGCGAGCACAAACCCAAGCTGATCGTTGCCGGAGCGAGTGCGTATCCCCGCGAGATCCCTCACGATCGTTTCGCAGAAATCGCGAACGATGTCGGTGCCAAATTGATGGTCGACATGGCTCATTACGCTGGCCTGGTCGCCTCGGGGCAACACAACAGCCCGGTGCCGTACGCCGACTATGTCACCACAACGACGCACAAAACGCTGCGTGGCCCACGCAGTGGCTTGATCCTTTGCAAGAAAGAACACTTGAAGCTGGTCAACCGCAATGTCTTCCCGGGCACCCAAGGCGGCCCGCTGATGCACATGGTCGCGGCCAAAGCGGTCTGTTTCGCCGAAGCGATGACACCGGCGTTTCAAGAGTACGGCAAATCCTTGGTGGTGAACGCCAAAGCATTGGCCGAGACCTTGATGGCTGCGGGATTGCCGTTGGTCAGCGGCGGCACCGACAACCACTTGATGTTGGTCGATGTGACCGCGGTTGGATTGGGCGGCAAGAAAGCCGAAGCGGTTCTCGAAGCATGCGGCATCACCGTCAACATGAACATGATTCCGTTTGACCAGCGTAAGCCGATGGACCCCTCGGGCATTCGCATCGGCACCCCCGCGTTAACGACTCGCGGAATGGGAACCGATGAAATGAAGCGAATCGGGGGCTGGATCCATCAAGCGTTGTCGAATTCGGACGATGCATCGATGCATCAATCGATTCGCAACGAGATCCGCGAACTTTGCAAGAGCTTTCCCGTTCCTGCAGGCGACCACGCCACCGCCTAG
- a CDS encoding YciI family protein: MKFVCMGFIEESKWESLSEQECTRMMEECFAYDDELRRGGHFLGGEALQSARNAVTLRIKNDSVDVTDGPYAETKEMLGGILLLEARDLNHAIALMSNHPGVKMGPFEIRPADEQTNELIAACTQKFKKSEP, translated from the coding sequence ATGAAATTTGTATGCATGGGATTTATTGAAGAGTCAAAGTGGGAATCGCTATCCGAACAGGAGTGCACGCGAATGATGGAGGAGTGCTTTGCTTACGACGATGAACTGCGTCGCGGCGGGCATTTTCTCGGCGGCGAAGCACTGCAATCGGCTCGCAACGCGGTGACCTTACGAATCAAGAACGATTCGGTCGACGTGACCGATGGTCCGTACGCAGAAACCAAGGAAATGCTCGGCGGTATCTTGCTGTTGGAAGCCCGCGACTTGAATCATGCGATCGCACTGATGTCGAATCATCCGGGGGTGAAGATGGGACCGTTTGAAATCCGACCGGCGGACGAACAAACCAATGAACTGATCGCGGCGTGCACGCAGAAATTCAAAAAATCCGAACCGTAG
- a CDS encoding YciI family protein, with protein sequence MKVMVIIKATKRSEAGELPSEELLTAMGQFNEELVKAGVMKAGEGLKPSSEAKRVRFHGNDRTVTDGPFAETKELIAGFWLWEVASIEAAVEWVKRCPNPMLEDSDIDIRPLYEMEDFAENDPQGEIRDQEASLLQKMSLQEASVQPYLFFGGRCEEALAFYEQALGASVVMKMRFNESPDPVPDGMLQAGFENRIMHSSFTIGKMTIMASDGCDDNSKLDGFRLALSVPSETAADSAFDALAAGGHVDMPLMKTFWSPRYGMVTDKFGVGWMVMVPAEQP encoded by the coding sequence ATGAAGGTCATGGTCATCATCAAAGCGACGAAGCGTTCCGAAGCGGGTGAATTGCCCAGCGAGGAATTGCTTACCGCAATGGGCCAATTCAATGAGGAACTGGTCAAAGCTGGCGTCATGAAAGCCGGCGAAGGACTCAAGCCAAGCTCAGAAGCCAAACGAGTTCGCTTTCATGGCAACGATCGAACCGTGACCGATGGGCCTTTCGCGGAAACGAAGGAACTGATCGCCGGTTTCTGGCTGTGGGAAGTCGCCTCAATCGAGGCAGCGGTGGAATGGGTCAAACGCTGCCCCAATCCCATGCTCGAAGACTCCGACATCGACATCCGTCCGCTGTACGAGATGGAGGACTTTGCCGAGAACGACCCCCAAGGCGAGATCCGCGATCAAGAAGCCTCCTTGTTGCAAAAGATGTCGCTGCAAGAAGCTTCGGTTCAACCGTACTTGTTCTTTGGCGGTCGTTGTGAAGAGGCTCTGGCATTCTACGAGCAGGCGCTCGGCGCGAGCGTCGTCATGAAAATGCGTTTCAACGAAAGTCCCGATCCAGTGCCTGATGGCATGTTGCAAGCTGGATTCGAGAACAGGATCATGCACTCGTCGTTTACCATCGGGAAGATGACGATCATGGCGTCAGATGGTTGCGACGACAACTCAAAGCTCGATGGTTTTCGCTTGGCGTTGTCAGTTCCAAGCGAAACCGCCGCCGATTCCGCATTTGACGCACTCGCCGCAGGCGGCCACGTCGACATGCCGCTCATGAAGACTTTCTGGTCGCCGCGGTATGGAATGGTAACCGACAAATTTGGCGTCGGATGGATGGTGATGGTCCCCGCAGAGCAACCCTGA
- a CDS encoding DJ-1/PfpI family protein, whose amino-acid sequence MVSKQILMLVGDYVEDYEAMVPLQILKTFGHDVATVCPGKSPGDTVATAIHDFDGDQTYSEKPGHRFAITADFDAVDLASFDALVIPGGRAPEYLRLNANVLELVRHFFDANKPVAAICHGPQLLAAAGVLKGRQCSCYPACSPEVTLSGGQYIDPAATMDSAHVDGNLVTAPAWPAHPAWMRAFVDLLEKA is encoded by the coding sequence ATGGTCAGTAAACAAATCTTGATGCTCGTGGGCGACTATGTCGAAGACTACGAAGCGATGGTTCCACTCCAGATCCTAAAAACGTTTGGCCACGACGTGGCAACGGTCTGTCCCGGCAAATCGCCCGGCGACACCGTCGCCACGGCGATCCATGATTTCGACGGCGACCAAACCTATTCGGAGAAGCCCGGCCATCGATTCGCGATCACCGCCGACTTCGACGCCGTGGACCTGGCCTCGTTTGACGCGCTGGTGATTCCCGGCGGAAGGGCACCAGAATACCTCCGACTCAACGCGAACGTCCTCGAATTGGTGCGTCATTTTTTCGACGCCAACAAACCGGTCGCGGCGATCTGTCATGGGCCACAACTCTTGGCGGCCGCTGGCGTTCTAAAAGGACGCCAGTGCAGTTGCTACCCGGCATGCAGCCCCGAAGTCACCCTGAGCGGCGGCCAGTACATCGATCCAGCCGCGACGATGGATTCGGCTCACGTCGACGGCAACCTCGTCACCGCGCCCGCTTGGCCCGCCCATCCGGCATGGATGCGGGCGTTTGTTGACTTGCTCGAAAAAGCCTAA
- a CDS encoding RNA polymerase sigma factor, translating into MSNLPELVEQVYRSQSRQVFATLIRLLGDFDLAEEVLHEAFAAAMKQWPVEGVPDNPRTWLISTGRFHAIDIMRRRSRLTELRPEVVARFEEIEQANESRAALEIEDDTLRLIFTCCHPAIAPKVQVPLTLREVCGMTTEEIASAFLTNPSTMAQRIVRGKSKIRCAGIPYVIPSKQDMPDRLDAVLSVIYLVFNEGYSASSGDSLIRTHLSDEAIRLARLVLELLAAEEVMGILSLMLLHESRRSARLTPDGDIVLLVDQDRSLWDRQLIAEGKQLIDRAMATGSVGTYTIQAAISAAHADAESAEATDWGYIVQLYDALLHTTPSPVVELNRAAAIAMHDGPSAGLEIIDDIIQRGELPSYHLIHAARGELLNRLGRFTDAKAAFELALMLAKQEPERRFLAKKIVTLNSTS; encoded by the coding sequence ATGAGCAATCTCCCTGAACTTGTTGAGCAGGTTTATCGCAGCCAGTCTCGCCAGGTGTTTGCGACGCTGATTCGCTTGCTCGGTGATTTTGACCTTGCCGAAGAAGTCTTGCACGAGGCATTCGCCGCCGCGATGAAGCAGTGGCCGGTCGAAGGGGTACCCGACAATCCACGCACGTGGCTGATTTCGACCGGGCGTTTCCATGCGATCGACATCATGCGGCGAAGGAGCCGATTGACCGAACTGCGGCCAGAAGTTGTGGCTCGATTTGAGGAAATTGAACAAGCCAACGAGAGCCGGGCGGCCCTTGAGATCGAAGACGACACCCTGCGATTGATTTTCACCTGCTGTCACCCCGCGATTGCCCCGAAAGTCCAGGTTCCGTTGACGCTGAGAGAGGTCTGCGGGATGACGACCGAAGAAATCGCGAGTGCGTTTCTCACCAATCCATCGACCATGGCGCAGCGAATTGTACGCGGCAAGTCGAAAATTCGTTGCGCCGGAATTCCTTATGTGATTCCGTCGAAACAGGACATGCCCGACCGATTGGACGCTGTGCTTTCGGTGATCTACCTCGTCTTCAATGAAGGATATTCGGCTTCATCGGGTGACTCATTGATCAGAACCCATCTCTCCGATGAAGCGATAAGACTTGCTCGGCTCGTCCTTGAATTACTGGCCGCCGAAGAGGTGATGGGCATTTTATCGCTGATGCTACTGCACGAATCTCGTCGTTCAGCCCGCCTTACGCCCGATGGCGATATTGTCTTGCTAGTGGATCAAGACCGGTCACTCTGGGATCGGCAACTGATTGCCGAGGGAAAGCAACTCATCGATCGAGCCATGGCAACGGGCTCGGTCGGCACTTACACCATCCAGGCCGCTATTTCAGCTGCACATGCTGACGCCGAGTCAGCCGAGGCAACCGACTGGGGCTACATTGTCCAACTGTACGATGCGTTGCTTCACACAACCCCGTCTCCCGTCGTTGAACTCAATCGGGCGGCAGCGATCGCCATGCATGATGGCCCTTCCGCCGGATTGGAAATCATTGACGACATTATTCAACGGGGCGAGTTGCCGAGCTACCACCTCATCCATGCGGCACGAGGCGAACTGCTGAACCGCTTAGGCCGATTCACCGATGCGAAAGCGGCCTTCGAGCTTGCCTTGATGTTGGCAAAGCAGGAGCCGGAACGACGGTTCCTGGCAAAGAAAATCGTGACGCTCAATTCGACTTCATGA
- a CDS encoding VOC family protein: MNHNPVGWFEIYVQDLDRARQFYETVLGIELTRLDSPTKDIEMLAFPMDMEASGASGALCKMDGFAPNGNGTLIYFSSADCDIEASRVEAAGGKIGKPKSSIGPYGFIALATDTEGNTFGIHSLT; this comes from the coding sequence ATGAATCACAATCCCGTCGGTTGGTTTGAAATCTACGTTCAAGACCTGGACCGCGCCAGGCAATTTTATGAAACGGTGCTGGGCATTGAATTGACCCGCTTGGATTCGCCCACCAAGGACATCGAAATGCTGGCCTTTCCCATGGACATGGAAGCCAGCGGAGCCTCCGGTGCGCTATGCAAGATGGACGGATTCGCACCGAACGGCAACGGCACCCTGATTTACTTTTCATCCGCTGATTGTGACATCGAAGCTTCACGCGTCGAAGCCGCGGGTGGCAAAATCGGCAAGCCCAAGAGTTCGATCGGCCCATACGGATTTATCGCATTGGCAACCGATACCGAAGGCAACACGTTCGGCATTCATTCGCTTACTTAG
- a CDS encoding DoxX family protein yields MTGGSKKLRMIGWGLSVLIALFLIGASAMGKVTQWEGKAEMFANMGWTEEVMFKIGIVEAAISILFLVPRTSFVAAILIAAYMGGATATHVRVGEPFFIPIIMGVVVWVALGLRNPDVFRLAAGKQQSNSPENEQ; encoded by the coding sequence ATGACAGGCGGATCAAAGAAATTGAGAATGATTGGATGGGGGCTGAGCGTTTTAATCGCCCTCTTCCTGATCGGGGCTAGCGCAATGGGCAAAGTCACTCAGTGGGAGGGCAAAGCTGAAATGTTCGCCAACATGGGCTGGACGGAAGAGGTGATGTTCAAGATCGGCATTGTCGAAGCTGCGATTTCGATTCTGTTTCTCGTTCCACGGACATCATTCGTTGCCGCGATCCTGATCGCGGCTTACATGGGCGGTGCCACAGCAACGCATGTTCGTGTCGGCGAGCCATTTTTTATTCCGATCATCATGGGGGTTGTCGTGTGGGTCGCACTCGGACTGCGTAATCCCGACGTATTTCGGCTCGCGGCTGGGAAGCAACAATCAAATTCTCCGGAGAACGAACAATGA
- a CDS encoding DUF1579 domain-containing protein, with protein MFAKPQHEHQWLDPLIGQWKIEHECQEPDGKISTTLGVMNCRSLGGMWLICESSGESSEAELWSSIMTLGYDPQRKQYVGTFVGSMMTNIWHYQGVVDESGKRLPLESEGPAFDGSGRCKYRDTIEILDNENWLFTSELQADDGKWRQFMAGKHTRT; from the coding sequence ATGTTCGCTAAACCACAGCACGAACACCAATGGCTCGACCCACTGATCGGCCAGTGGAAGATTGAGCACGAATGCCAAGAGCCCGATGGCAAGATTTCAACCACATTGGGTGTGATGAATTGCCGGTCGCTCGGCGGAATGTGGCTGATCTGTGAGAGTAGCGGCGAATCGTCGGAAGCCGAATTGTGGTCCTCGATCATGACACTCGGTTACGACCCCCAACGGAAGCAATATGTCGGCACGTTTGTCGGTTCCATGATGACCAACATCTGGCATTACCAGGGCGTTGTTGACGAATCGGGAAAACGACTACCACTCGAATCCGAAGGCCCGGCGTTCGACGGCAGCGGTCGTTGCAAGTATCGCGACACCATCGAAATCCTCGACAACGAAAATTGGTTGTTTACCAGCGAGTTGCAAGCTGACGATGGAAAATGGAGACAATTCATGGCTGGCAAACACACTCGCACCTAA
- a CDS encoding outer membrane protein assembly factor BamB family protein, producing MSEPRASHAADFLTAQQASQLGLVEAWRRQTEVPVGAKSIVDQQLFVHAENPHEYVEVVAIEKQPAPANEKAEADAPNPPAPVAADAENASANVIVRIPTDRVDAHGNAIGKAEAERLARNELRRLKRRGIEGKIETRIVSRVRLYTLGNDGTLECRDAETGEPVWMVRVGTERLGYKAIGVGEHFVTVINGGNLIKIDALNGEMIQSVRTVNIPTLGAINTGDFAVIATIQNGIEGYPLFDPSRLPFRERVAGRALALPTKVPGSTRIAWGTDQGFVYCMESEGEPSVMFRLNTDGVINGRIASASGGRFFFGSDRGQVYGLEATRTGKVLWSRPYGEPFYDEPLIAGEQLLIRTTYGSLYSLSLADGISTWQDFAPNVDKVVGAIDGKIYVTTLSGGFAALDLKTGKPLEMFSGIRPEVLIRNIMTDRMYLVGRTGTVQCLRGIDADLPTIREGYGVSTAAPEKKDEKKKETKPTEPADFGVPAGNDPFAAPGADPFAAPGADPFAAPGGADPFGGDPFGGM from the coding sequence GTGTCAGAACCTCGGGCCAGCCATGCGGCCGATTTTTTGACCGCCCAGCAGGCCAGCCAATTGGGGTTGGTCGAGGCGTGGCGGCGGCAGACCGAAGTGCCTGTGGGGGCTAAATCGATCGTCGATCAGCAGTTGTTTGTGCATGCCGAGAATCCACATGAGTACGTGGAGGTTGTGGCGATTGAGAAACAGCCGGCTCCCGCGAACGAGAAGGCTGAGGCCGATGCGCCGAATCCGCCAGCCCCAGTTGCCGCCGACGCAGAAAATGCTTCCGCAAACGTGATCGTGCGAATTCCTACCGATCGTGTTGACGCCCACGGTAACGCGATCGGCAAAGCCGAAGCGGAGCGTTTGGCTCGCAATGAGCTTCGCCGCTTAAAGCGACGGGGCATCGAAGGCAAAATCGAAACGCGAATTGTTTCCCGCGTTCGTCTGTACACACTGGGCAACGATGGAACGTTGGAGTGTCGTGATGCGGAAACCGGGGAACCGGTTTGGATGGTGCGGGTTGGCACCGAGCGACTTGGCTACAAAGCGATCGGCGTCGGAGAGCACTTTGTGACCGTCATTAACGGTGGTAACCTCATCAAAATTGACGCCCTCAACGGCGAGATGATCCAATCGGTTCGCACGGTCAATATCCCTACGTTGGGAGCCATCAATACCGGCGACTTCGCCGTGATCGCTACGATCCAAAACGGAATCGAGGGCTATCCCCTCTTTGATCCCTCGCGATTGCCGTTTCGCGAACGCGTAGCTGGACGCGCCTTGGCGCTGCCCACCAAAGTCCCTGGGTCCACTCGAATTGCCTGGGGAACCGACCAAGGGTTTGTGTATTGCATGGAATCCGAAGGGGAGCCCTCGGTGATGTTTCGCTTGAATACCGATGGTGTCATCAATGGGCGCATCGCATCCGCCAGCGGAGGTCGATTTTTCTTTGGTTCCGACAGGGGGCAAGTCTATGGTCTCGAAGCAACGCGAACCGGCAAAGTGCTTTGGAGCCGCCCCTACGGTGAACCCTTCTATGACGAGCCGCTCATCGCCGGTGAGCAATTGTTAATTCGTACCACGTATGGAAGTCTGTATTCGCTCAGCCTCGCTGATGGCATCAGTACATGGCAAGACTTTGCCCCGAACGTTGATAAGGTGGTGGGGGCGATCGACGGCAAAATCTATGTGACCACGCTCAGCGGCGGCTTTGCTGCCTTGGATTTGAAAACTGGCAAGCCACTTGAGATGTTTTCAGGGATTCGCCCTGAGGTGTTGATTCGCAACATCATGACCGATCGGATGTACCTTGTCGGTCGTACGGGGACGGTGCAATGCTTGCGCGGCATCGATGCGGACCTTCCCACGATCAGGGAAGGTTATGGCGTTAGTACTGCAGCGCCTGAGAAGAAAGACGAGAAGAAAAAGGAAACGAAGCCCACCGAACCTGCTGACTTTGGCGTCCCGGCTGGGAATGACCCGTTCGCCGCGCCAGGTGCTGATCCCTTTGCCGCGCCGGGAGCTGATCCGTTTGCCGCCCCGGGCGGTGCCGATCCGTTTGGCGGAGATCCGTTCGGCGGAATGTAA
- a CDS encoding response regulator, with the protein MHRILIADDNIANRELLEAYLIGVDCDTETSVDGQDTLDKIESFEPDLVLLDVMMPKLSGFEVCKQVKDNPATSRVMILMVTALNELGDIERAVAAGTDDFLSKPVNKVELVKRVENMLKLKGTEDELERLRRYIQEMEDGNDQIKPLDSSDDA; encoded by the coding sequence ATGCACCGCATTCTGATTGCTGATGACAACATTGCGAACCGAGAACTGCTCGAGGCTTACTTGATTGGCGTCGACTGTGACACGGAAACCTCCGTCGATGGTCAAGACACGCTGGATAAGATCGAGTCGTTTGAGCCGGACCTAGTCCTGCTCGACGTGATGATGCCGAAGCTCAGTGGCTTTGAGGTCTGTAAGCAGGTCAAAGACAATCCGGCGACAAGCCGGGTGATGATATTGATGGTCACGGCGCTGAACGAACTCGGTGACATCGAGCGTGCGGTTGCCGCAGGCACGGACGACTTCCTCAGCAAACCAGTCAACAAAGTCGAACTCGTCAAGCGAGTCGAGAACATGTTGAAGTTGAAGGGAACCGAGGACGAGCTAGAGCGATTGCGTCGCTATATCCAAGAGATGGAAGACGGCAACGACCAGATCAAGCCGTTGGATTCATCGGACGACGCATAA
- a CDS encoding VOC family protein, with product MQIQQRITPFLSYFDRAEEAATFYVSALPNSKMVRTVKNPEHGSVLTVEFELCGMHFVALNAGQDWKFTDAFSLAVWCDTQDEIDTLWGNLTADGGSETACGWLKDKFGMSWQIVPAPLQQWLASDNPAALQRMLESLWTMKKLDIAELQQAFDGRD from the coding sequence GTGCAAATCCAACAAAGAATTACGCCGTTCCTGTCTTACTTCGATCGCGCCGAAGAGGCGGCGACGTTTTACGTCTCAGCATTGCCCAATTCGAAGATGGTACGGACGGTCAAAAACCCAGAGCACGGTTCCGTGCTGACAGTAGAATTTGAACTCTGCGGCATGCACTTCGTTGCCCTCAACGCGGGGCAAGATTGGAAATTCACGGATGCGTTTTCATTGGCCGTATGGTGCGATACTCAAGACGAAATCGACACGCTGTGGGGCAACCTTACCGCGGACGGCGGCTCCGAAACCGCTTGCGGTTGGCTAAAAGACAAGTTCGGGATGTCATGGCAAATCGTTCCGGCACCGCTGCAACAATGGCTGGCCAGCGACAATCCAGCAGCGTTGCAGCGAATGCTTGAATCGCTTTGGACGATGAAAAAATTGGACATTGCCGAATTGCAGCAAGCTTTCGACGGTCGAGACTAG